The Methanohalophilus portucalensis DNA window AGTGAAGGTTCACTTTACACTCCCTGAATACTACAAACAGTATGTAAATTGGGAAATCAGGAGTTCTACACTTAGATACGATACAGCAGATGATGTGTTTTATCTGCATGTCACTCTGCGTAAAGATTCTCCTGAACCAACTGGTGATACGATTGTTGGTGTGGACAGGGGGATTGTTAATGTTGCAGTATGTTCCAATAATGTCTTTTTTAACAGTAAAGAGGTCAAAAATACAAGGGCTAAATATGCACATCTCAGGCGAGAACTTCAGTCCAAAGGCACCAAATCTGCTAAACGTCTCTTGAAGAAGATTCGCAGAAAGGAAAGACGGTTTGTGACTGATGTTAATCATTGTATTGCCAAGGAAATTGTCAATATGCCATATGATGTGATTGCTCTTGAAGATCTGACAAGTATTCGTGTCCAGAACCGAAAGGGTAAGAATTTTAACAGGAAACTCAACAATTGGAGTTTTTATCAACTGGAACAGTTTATCCGCTATAAGGCAGAAGCCATTGGAAAGCGGGTTATTTCTGTTGACCCCCGGTATTCCAGTCAGAAATGTTCCAAATGCGGACATACTTATAAGGGAAACAGGGATGGTAGTTCTTACCGTTGTCGCAATTGTGGATTTCAAATACATGCTGACCTCAACGCTGCACGAAACATTGCTCATGCAGGTATAACTTGCCTGAGTAGGCTGTCTGTCAACCAGCCGAATGTAGGGATGAATGCTGTACAGGATACAGCACAATGATTTACTTACAAGCCCCTTCCGGCAGGGAGGGGTAGTTGACATCTTCTGGATTGCCCAAATAATCTTTGTCTGGCAGGAATCCCTGGATTATCTGATAAGGATTGATTTTATATATTATTGTTTTCACAATAATTGTTGTGGCAATAAAAAGTGAGTTCATCAACAGGCAGGCAGAACTGGAGTACCTGGAAGCCGAATATGCAAAGGCGGATTTTCGCTTCATCTCCATAATAGGACGCAGACGACTTGGTAAAACACGTCTGATTCGAGAATTCTTGAAAGACAAGCCTAATTCCAGTTTCCTGCTAATCCCCGAATTGAACGACTCCCAGGCCCGGCTTGAAATAGCAAAGAACCTGCATCAAAATTTCGGGCTCAGTTTTTTTGGAACACCCCACTGGGAAGATATTTTTGAGCAATTGTTCCAGTATTCCCGCCAACACAGGATTATACTGGTGTTTGATGAATTCCAGCGTTTTCTGGGTATTAACAAGGACATCTTCTCTAAAATGCAAAAATACATCGATGAATACGGCCCGGATTCACAAATGTTCCTGCTGGTTTGCGGCTCATCCATAGGTATGATGCACAGCATCTTCGATCATGCTTCACCTCTATATGGGCGCAGGACCGGTCAATTGATGTTTGAGGCGCTGGATTTCTTTGCTCTTGACGAATGGTTTCCAGATTTTGATATCGAATCCAGAGTCAACATATATGTAATCTATGGTGGCACTCCCAAATATCTGGAAGAGGTGGAGTCTGAAGATATCGCCGGGAACATCAACCGCATACTGGACAAGACGAGTATTCTGTATAATGAGCCGGATATTTTGTTGAAAACCGAAATATCAGATAGCAATACTTATTTTTCCATACTGAAAAACATTGCACAGGGGATGACAAAGTCGTCTGAGATCGCCAACAGTTCGGGGATAAAAACCACATCTATCGATTATTATCTCAATGTTTTGATCAATGATCTGGACCTTGTCAAAAAGGAAATACCTGTAACCGAATCCCGCAAATCCAAAAAGACCCTGTATCGGATGAAAGACAACTTTTTCAGATTCTGGTTTAAATTTCTCTATCCCAACCTCTCTGAAATTGAAATCGGCAATACGTCCGTTGTTGCAGATCACATTCTCTCTGAACTCAACAGGTTTGCTGGACATACATTCGAGGACATAACCAAACAATTCCTGATTAAATTGAATAAACAGGACAAACTTAATTTTAAATTCAGTAAGATCGGCAAACAGTGGGGACGTTACCAGAAATCCAGAGGCAAAAACACCTATGAGATAGATCTCGTGGCGTTGAATGAAAAAACCCGACAAATTCTGTTCTGCGAATGTAAATGGCAAAATAAACTGGTAGATGTCGATGTCCTGCAATCCCTTATCGACAAATCCCGGCTTGTCGACTGGTACAATATGGAGAGATCGGAATACTTTATGATTGTTTCCAAATCCGGATTCACAGAACAGGCCCGGCAGTTTGCAGAAGAACATGATTTTGTACTTTATACACTGGCAGACATGCAGACCTGCTTTCTTTCACTATAAACCTATTCTAGAAGTTTATCGACTATATACGATAGATTCCTGCAAATTTGTCGAATACAGTCGACAAAATGTGTAGACATAATCTGTATTATTTCACCCGATTGTACCATCGCACAGCACCCGTCATACATATCATGATCCCGAAAATTTCCGATACAAAAACCATCGATATGGCCGGGAAACCCCATCCCGGAAATGGCCAGAACAGTACTTCAGGAGTCTCCCAGTAAAAACCTGCCCGGTGTTTTATCGATCAGGTCGGGCAGCAGCGTTACGATCACCCCTAATTACATTTTGAAGACCAAAACCTAATATCAATTGGACACATCAAACATAACAGAAAATGATACCAGAGGATGCTGAAATGGATGTAAAAAAAGCCGTAATTCCGGTGGCGGGGTTGGGGACCCGTTTTTTACCGGTAACAAAATCAATGCCCAAGGAAATGTTGCCGATAATTGATACTCCTGTGATTCATTATGTGGTGCAGGAAGCCATTGAATCCGGGATCGATGATATCATATTTGTAACAGGGCGTAACAAGCGGGCGATCGAGGATTATTTTGACGGCTGTCCTGAACTGGAGATGCATCTGCAGAATCGGGGTAAGTATGACATGCTGGAAATGGTTCAGGAGATTTCTTCAATGGTGGATATTCACTACATCCGCCAGAAGGAACCCAATGGATTGGGAGATGCCATAATGACCGCTCGCAAACATGTCAGTGGGGATCCTTTCGCAGTATTGCTGGGTGATGATATTATTGTCAACGATAAACCCTGCACACGTCAGCTAATTGATGTCTTCCAGAAATATGGTCGCTCCACGATCGCGGTGGAGAAAGTGCCGCAGGATAAGGTCAGCAGTTACGGGATAATAAGTGGCAGTCCTGTAGATGAATATCTTTATGCCCTGGATGATATCGTGGAAAAACCCTCTGTGGAGGAGGCTCCCTCGAATATCGGTGCTATCGGACGGTACGTTTTCACCCCGGAGATCTTCGATTGCATAGAGCAGACCTCCAAAGGCGTGGGTGGCGAGATCCAGCTGACCGACGGGATCAGGTTGCTCAATGATTCACAGAAGGTGTATGCACACCAGTTCACCGGACAGCGTTATGATTCCGGCAACAAGGTGGAGTATGTGAAGGCTGTGCTGGATTTTGCCCTGAAGGATGAAGGGATGAGGGACGAGATCCTGGGGCATATGGAGAAGCTGGGCTGAAGGGGTTACTGATTTTATGGGGGTATATCCCCCTGCAGCAAATCAGGATTGTTTTGCTAAAACTCTCATATTCCCATTCCTCTTTTTTGAAATCAATAGATAGACTTCGCCGAGAAGTAGTAATCCAATGCAGACAATTGTGATATTGATAATTACAGGGTACTGGCCTCCAAACCCATCCGTAGAAGTGTGCTTGGACAAGATTCCCGTATAAGCCCAAACAATAACAAGACCATAGGCAACATCCCTGTTCTTCAGCATTGTTACGGCTCCTATAAGAAAGCCAAGAATGATTATGATAGATGCCCATATGGGTTCAGCTAAACCAAAACCCTGCCAGTTCAGGCTGACAAGGAGAACAGTAGCGTTGGCAATGGTTGCCACTGTGATCCAGCCGAAGTATACGCTAAAGGGCAATCCGATAAACAATTTCTCTTTTGCAGAAAGTTGTTCTTGGTTTATTCTTTGATTTATCAGGATCAGGCATACAAGGATTACTACAATCAAAACCAGGGATAATGGCACCACCCGATAGTGCCAGGCAAAAATCCAGGCGGCATTGGCAAGGGAGGAAATTGAGAAGAGAATTCCTATTTTATTTAAGAATTCACCCCTTGCAGTATCAGTATTGTCCTGAAAAACTCCAAGCTGGTACAGTGTATATCCCGCCAGCAATAGATAGATGAGTCCCCAGATTGCAAAGGTCCAGCCTGCCGGGGCAAAGAGATTGGGATAGAAATCCGATATCTGGCCGGTAGTGAGCCCATTGATCGGGAGAGCATTGGCCAGCGCATTGGCAATGACCATTGCTAAAAAGGTTGCTGTGGTGATTATTTTGATCATCAATGTTGGTTGATTTCGTTCCATCTTATTTTTCCATTTATTTTTATACCTTCAATATTTTAAATATTATTTTGTACGACTTACTTTTTAGATTCAACCAACATAAACGATAAAAGAATAAGTTAGACCAAACATTTTTTCTTCATAAATAGTCCCTTCTGGAAACATCCTTTCAAGCTCTTTTCTTTTCAATAATCTCACAGACTTAGCCATTTCAATTGCTTTTTGCTTGTTTGAGACTTTTTTTCGTCGGCCCAGATTAAAATTACGGATCAACAGTGTTTTTATTTTAAGAGGTAAAAACTGGAAACATGGAAAAAGGAAGTGTGGTTCAAAAGGAAAATAGTAGTTGGGAGTTTGCAAAAAATATCTTTTGCTCACTCTTTTTATTTCATGGGCCATTTTAATCTGATCCTCGTAGTCACCTACATGTTCAATTACAGAATTTGAGAATACTATATCAAATGAATTATCTGGGTATTCACTTAGGTCCCTTGCATCTCCAGAAACAGATTGGATATTATTATAGTCTGTTTTTGTAGACTTTAAGTTTAATATCTTAATTGAATAATATTCATCATTGGTAATATCCATCATTTTCCAAAAAGAAACAGTTCCTCCAATATCAAGAATATTTATAGGCTTTTGTAGCGGATTAACAATATTTTTGAAAAGGGCAATTCTCTGTCGTCTTAATTTATTTATGAATGAATCTTCCTTATTTACATCTGTGATTTCTTTGAAGCTCAAACCTCTCATTTATGCCACCCTTATTGTCTACCATTTGTAAATTATTTATGAATATATGCAATTACACTTTTTTTCTTTCAATTGCCTGCCAGACGTGGACTCCCTTGGACATGTAGACCAGACTTACCAGCAGGTAGATCTGGTGCCAGATAAAGGATGATATGAGGTTGGATTTCCATTGCCCTGAGAGCAGTGCCAGGCCAAAAAGAACCCATACTCCGATGCCCCAGAAAAGGTTGATTCCGCCCAGCACCACTGACCAGAGTATCACTGCCAGGAAAAATGAGGCAGGTGCTATGAAGAACATAGTAAAGCGTAAAGGCAGCACAAACAGACCGAATTTTCCGTATTTTGGTGAGATCAGCCCGAGGTTGTGGAGGGTTGCTTCCTGCAAGCGGGCTGAGCGTCTGAGTTTCTGGCGGCGCTGCTGACCCATGTCATTGGTAATGTATTCAGAGAATCGGGCTGAGGATTCGTAGAGGCAGCGGTAGCCATTGCGGATGATACGCAGCGCCATGCCTGCATCGGATGCTCCTTTTGTTTCGGGTATCGGGGAGAAGGCTTTTTTCCTCAGCACAATGAGGGGGCCGTTGAAACAGTAGGTGGAATGCAGGCCACTTTCCCAGGAACACATCCTGCCGTAGACGTCTCTGTAAGCCTTCTCAGAATGGGTGGTAAAGGAATCCTTGCGAGCGATGGGTTCCAGTTCCCCGCATACCGCTCCAATTTTCTCATCGCTGAGCAGCCTGCCCAGAGCGTGGTTTACCGCATCCGGCTCAAAGGTGACATCTGCATCGGTGGTCACTACAAAATCGGTTGTTGCCTCACCTACTCCCATGTTAACCGAAGCATTGGTACCGGTACGTTTTTCCTTCACAATCACTTCGCCGGATAGATCGTACTTTTTAAAAGCCTCTGCCGCCAGGCCGACTGTATTATCTGTGGACTGGTCATCCACGACTATGACATGGATATTTTCTGCAGGATAATCCATTTCCACAAGGTTTTTGATGCGGTGTTCGATGACCTCGCTTTCATTGTAGGTGGGAATTACCACTGTGATCGGAGGTTGAGTGGCCGGTGTGTGGATTTCTGAGTTGGGGGATCTAAGGATTGCCAGGATGTAAATAAGATATGTAATAACCGGAATGGCGGTGAATATTATTGCTGCGATGAGTAGGGAGTTCATTGTTTTGGGTAGGGTGTGAATGGGATATAATTGTTTGGGATGTTATGTATAAATTCAACTTTTAGAGCAGGAGTTTCCTTCTGTAATGTATGTGGACATAGCGTGATCTTTGCAGGCCACAGGCAGTATTATTCTCTGTATCCCAGGCAGTTGCAGGAGTTGTCCGGACAGACTCATCCTGTTATTGTAAATTGCAGTAATGTGGTGGAGCTAGATGCTTTCATTGATGCAGGGTTTGTGTATAAGGGGATTGGTAGAGGGGATAAGAACTGCCATGAAGTGAAATGATTTTATCTAAAAAATGGTATAAAAAAGATTCCATCCTTTACCTTTCACTCCAATGAAACTTCATTTTCAGTACACAACACCACAGATACTCCTGACTCTGTAGCAATATTACACAAACCTTCTATAATCCTGGAATATTCATCGGTATCGACCGCAATTCCCCTGCAAAGGCCTTTTTGGAGAATTTCGTCATCCACATAGATGCATTGGGTACCCTGCATGGAAAGACGGTCATAATCCGATTTTGCCTTTTCCTTCTTGTCTCCAGGATATCTGATTACTTTGGCTTTTACAGATTCACATGCTTTGTCCGGTGAGACCTGCTTGTATTTGGATATCATGCCGGCGGCAACTGTCTGGTTGGTATGCTGGTCGATTACAATAAAAGAACCTGTAAATCGGTTTTTGGAATAAAGGTCTGCGTAAAGGGGTTTTTTAAGTTCAATCTTCACCTTCCCGATATCATTTACGCTCAGGAACTCAGCAGGTATTCTATGGATCTTTTCGAGATCGAATTTATAGCGTACTTCTGAAAAACTGCCCTTTACGGTTTTGGTGGTATGCTTGATCAAATAATCTTTGCCGGTTTGCATGGATTCTGTATCCATCCATACAACATTCGCTTCAATATTACCGGTGATGGCAGGCAGATTATTTTCCCTTGAAATCAGGTCTCCACGACTGATGTCTATGTCATCCTCAATACAGAGGGTTATTGCCATGGGGGCAAAGGCATAATCCAGGTCTCCGTCATAGGTAACAATTCTTGATATTTTACTGGTTCTTCCGGATGGCAGGGCGATTACACGTTCACCTTTACGAATTACGCCGGATGATATTGTGCCGCAATATCCCCTGAATTCGTTTCCACTCCAGTTGACATATTGGACCGGGAACCTGAAATCAATCAAGTTACGTCCGCCGGCTACATTCACATTTTCCAGATAATCCAGCAGAGGGGAACCCTGATACCAGGGCATATTGGTGCTACGTTCAATGACATTGTCACCTTTCAGGGCACTCAGAGGAATAAAAGAAATTGATTCGACAGACAGTTTTTCAGCGAATGCTTTATATTCTTCAACTATTTGCTCGAAAACCTCTTCTGAATAATCAACAAGATCCATTTTATTAATGGCTACCACAAAATGGCGGATACCCAGCAGGGAAGAAATAAAGGTGTGTCTTCTGGTCTGTGTTACAATGCCCTTTTTGGCATCAATAAGAATCAGGGCAAGGGAGGCATTTGACGCTCCGGTGGCCATATTTCTTGTATATTGCTCATGCCCGGGAGTGTCTGCTATAATAAAACGTCTCTTGGGAGTTGAGTAGAAGCGATAGGCAACATCAATTGTAATTCCCTGTTCCCTCTCGGATTTCAGGCCATCGGTAATCAGTGAATAATCGATTTCCTGATTACGGTTGGTCTTCGAGTAATCCCTGATCGAACTTAACTGGTCTTCAAATATTGATTTTGAATCATACAGCAGGCGTCCGATAAGGGTGGATTTCCCATCATCCACGCTTCCTGCAGTGGTAATTCGTAACAG harbors:
- a CDS encoding RNA-guided endonuclease InsQ/TnpB family protein, whose protein sequence is MDRTIKLKLDVSEEDKTSLKNTVVCFNKVFNIVAEYGFANHTHSKVSIHHATYKDIREQYPELPSALVQGARDVACEALKAVKKMRLPVSKPFSAIRYNKRVIRIIFEHGFASIASADGRVKVHFTLPEYYKQYVNWEIRSSTLRYDTADDVFYLHVTLRKDSPEPTGDTIVGVDRGIVNVAVCSNNVFFNSKEVKNTRAKYAHLRRELQSKGTKSAKRLLKKIRRKERRFVTDVNHCIAKEIVNMPYDVIALEDLTSIRVQNRKGKNFNRKLNNWSFYQLEQFIRYKAEAIGKRVISVDPRYSSQKCSKCGHTYKGNRDGSSYRCRNCGFQIHADLNAARNIAHAGITCLSRLSVNQPNVGMNAVQDTAQ
- a CDS encoding ATP-binding protein produces the protein MAIKSEFINRQAELEYLEAEYAKADFRFISIIGRRRLGKTRLIREFLKDKPNSSFLLIPELNDSQARLEIAKNLHQNFGLSFFGTPHWEDIFEQLFQYSRQHRIILVFDEFQRFLGINKDIFSKMQKYIDEYGPDSQMFLLVCGSSIGMMHSIFDHASPLYGRRTGQLMFEALDFFALDEWFPDFDIESRVNIYVIYGGTPKYLEEVESEDIAGNINRILDKTSILYNEPDILLKTEISDSNTYFSILKNIAQGMTKSSEIANSSGIKTTSIDYYLNVLINDLDLVKKEIPVTESRKSKKTLYRMKDNFFRFWFKFLYPNLSEIEIGNTSVVADHILSELNRFAGHTFEDITKQFLIKLNKQDKLNFKFSKIGKQWGRYQKSRGKNTYEIDLVALNEKTRQILFCECKWQNKLVDVDVLQSLIDKSRLVDWYNMERSEYFMIVSKSGFTEQARQFAEEHDFVLYTLADMQTCFLSL
- the galU gene encoding UTP--glucose-1-phosphate uridylyltransferase GalU is translated as MDVKKAVIPVAGLGTRFLPVTKSMPKEMLPIIDTPVIHYVVQEAIESGIDDIIFVTGRNKRAIEDYFDGCPELEMHLQNRGKYDMLEMVQEISSMVDIHYIRQKEPNGLGDAIMTARKHVSGDPFAVLLGDDIIVNDKPCTRQLIDVFQKYGRSTIAVEKVPQDKVSSYGIISGSPVDEYLYALDDIVEKPSVEEAPSNIGAIGRYVFTPEIFDCIEQTSKGVGGEIQLTDGIRLLNDSQKVYAHQFTGQRYDSGNKVEYVKAVLDFALKDEGMRDEILGHMEKLG
- a CDS encoding TspO/MBR family protein, which produces MERNQPTLMIKIITTATFLAMVIANALANALPINGLTTGQISDFYPNLFAPAGWTFAIWGLIYLLLAGYTLYQLGVFQDNTDTARGEFLNKIGILFSISSLANAAWIFAWHYRVVPLSLVLIVVILVCLILINQRINQEQLSAKEKLFIGLPFSVYFGWITVATIANATVLLVSLNWQGFGLAEPIWASIIIILGFLIGAVTMLKNRDVAYGLVIVWAYTGILSKHTSTDGFGGQYPVIINITIVCIGLLLLGEVYLLISKKRNGNMRVLAKQS
- a CDS encoding methyltransferase domain-containing protein, which gives rise to MRGLSFKEITDVNKEDSFINKLRRQRIALFKNIVNPLQKPINILDIGGTVSFWKMMDITNDEYYSIKILNLKSTKTDYNNIQSVSGDARDLSEYPDNSFDIVFSNSVIEHVGDYEDQIKMAHEIKRVSKRYFLQTPNYYFPFEPHFLFPCFQFLPLKIKTLLIRNFNLGRRKKVSNKQKAIEMAKSVRLLKRKELERMFPEGTIYEEKMFGLTYSFIVYVG
- a CDS encoding glycosyltransferase, which translates into the protein MNSLLIAAIIFTAIPVITYLIYILAILRSPNSEIHTPATQPPITVVIPTYNESEVIEHRIKNLVEMDYPAENIHVIVVDDQSTDNTVGLAAEAFKKYDLSGEVIVKEKRTGTNASVNMGVGEATTDFVVTTDADVTFEPDAVNHALGRLLSDEKIGAVCGELEPIARKDSFTTHSEKAYRDVYGRMCSWESGLHSTYCFNGPLIVLRKKAFSPIPETKGASDAGMALRIIRNGYRCLYESSARFSEYITNDMGQQRRQKLRRSARLQEATLHNLGLISPKYGKFGLFVLPLRFTMFFIAPASFFLAVILWSVVLGGINLFWGIGVWVLFGLALLSGQWKSNLISSFIWHQIYLLVSLVYMSKGVHVWQAIERKKV
- the cysN gene encoding sulfate adenylyltransferase subunit CysN, whose protein sequence is MIEDSQNIELLRITTAGSVDDGKSTLIGRLLYDSKSIFEDQLSSIRDYSKTNRNQEIDYSLITDGLKSEREQGITIDVAYRFYSTPKRRFIIADTPGHEQYTRNMATGASNASLALILIDAKKGIVTQTRRHTFISSLLGIRHFVVAINKMDLVDYSEEVFEQIVEEYKAFAEKLSVESISFIPLSALKGDNVIERSTNMPWYQGSPLLDYLENVNVAGGRNLIDFRFPVQYVNWSGNEFRGYCGTISSGVIRKGERVIALPSGRTSKISRIVTYDGDLDYAFAPMAITLCIEDDIDISRGDLISRENNLPAITGNIEANVVWMDTESMQTGKDYLIKHTTKTVKGSFSEVRYKFDLEKIHRIPAEFLSVNDIGKVKIELKKPLYADLYSKNRFTGSFIVIDQHTNQTVAAGMISKYKQVSPDKACESVKAKVIRYPGDKKEKAKSDYDRLSMQGTQCIYVDDEILQKGLCRGIAVDTDEYSRIIEGLCNIATESGVSVVLCTENEVSLE